Proteins encoded within one genomic window of Sphaerisporangium krabiense:
- a CDS encoding TetR/AcrR family transcriptional regulator yields MKDGDGGAGRAAPRKRADARRNERTLLDAAAAVFVTSGVEAPVRDIAARAGVGVATIYRHFPTRADLIIAVYRHQVEACAEAGPALLASGASPHAALGRWINLFVDFLVTKHGLAAVLRSDDAGFDALHAYFLDRLVPVCAHLLRAAADAGEIRSDVDAYELMRGVGNLCIGADSDPRYDARRLVELLVAGLRLPH; encoded by the coding sequence GTGAAGGACGGCGACGGGGGAGCGGGGCGGGCGGCCCCGCGCAAGCGGGCCGACGCGCGGCGCAACGAGAGGACGCTGCTCGACGCCGCCGCCGCGGTCTTCGTGACCTCCGGCGTCGAGGCGCCGGTGCGCGACATCGCGGCCAGGGCGGGCGTCGGGGTGGCCACGATCTACCGCCACTTCCCGACCCGGGCGGATCTCATCATCGCCGTCTACCGGCACCAGGTGGAGGCGTGCGCCGAGGCCGGCCCCGCCCTGCTGGCGAGCGGCGCGAGCCCGCACGCGGCCCTGGGGCGGTGGATCAACCTGTTCGTGGACTTCCTGGTCACCAAGCACGGGCTGGCCGCCGTGCTCCGATCCGACGACGCCGGCTTCGACGCGTTGCACGCCTACTTCCTCGACCGGCTCGTGCCCGTGTGCGCCCACCTGCTGCGAGCCGCGGCCGACGCCGGGGAGATCCGCTCCGACGTCGACGCCTACGAACTCATGCGCGGCGTCGGCAACCTCTGCATCGGCGCGGACAGCGACCCCCGCTACGACGCGCGCCGGCTGGTGGAACTCCTCGTCGCGGGCCTGCGCCTCCCGCACTGA